From [Clostridium] symbiosum, a single genomic window includes:
- a CDS encoding AbgT family transporter gives MNQQKENNSIFNRFLAGIEYMGNKIPDPMMLFVWLSIITVAASFVLSKIGFSGINPATGEVVTVYNLLSAEGLVRMITTAVSNFTGLSALGMVLVCMLGVGVCDRSGLFSVALRNVVENSRGSNLKIICIFVFMCVMADAAGGTGFVVMPPLGAIIFLAMGRNPLAGMLCAYGAVSGAFASNLLVTSMDVVNLSFTETAAKLVDPNIALSPAINYYFSAFSVFTLTAMAVFVTVKVVEPRLGQYHGTGAGEEVSVVTENEKKALKWAVIAVAVYLAAVLIGVIPKGGILRDPETGSAIASAAPLMKGLPFLIALLFFIPGVAYGKVSGAFKGSKDVAKALGQAMADMGPYIALIFVSAQFLKYFEWSNMGIILAIKGADFLEASGLPIPVVLVLFIIMCAFINLLIGGASTKWAILSPIFVPMFMFLGYHPALAQMAYRIGDSITNPICPTFAYFGMLLALSQKYDKNAGFGTLMANMLPYTIAFFCFMTIQLLVWFFLGIPFGPGAPLRLS, from the coding sequence ATGAATCAACAGAAAGAAAATAACAGCATTTTCAACCGCTTCCTGGCGGGAATCGAATATATGGGGAATAAAATCCCTGACCCAATGATGCTCTTTGTATGGCTTTCCATCATCACGGTAGCCGCTTCGTTCGTACTGTCGAAAATCGGTTTTTCGGGCATTAATCCGGCGACGGGAGAGGTTGTAACCGTTTACAATCTTTTGTCGGCCGAAGGCCTGGTCAGGATGATAACAACGGCGGTCAGTAACTTTACGGGCCTGTCGGCTCTTGGTATGGTTCTGGTATGCATGCTGGGCGTCGGGGTCTGTGACCGCTCCGGACTTTTTTCAGTGGCTCTCAGGAATGTGGTGGAAAATTCCAGGGGATCCAACCTGAAAATTATCTGTATCTTTGTATTTATGTGTGTCATGGCGGATGCGGCGGGAGGCACGGGCTTTGTTGTAATGCCGCCTCTGGGTGCCATTATCTTCCTGGCAATGGGAAGAAATCCGCTTGCCGGCATGCTCTGCGCCTACGGCGCCGTATCGGGGGCGTTCGCATCGAATTTACTGGTCACATCCATGGATGTCGTTAACCTGAGCTTTACGGAGACTGCGGCAAAACTGGTAGATCCAAATATCGCCCTTTCCCCTGCAATCAACTACTACTTTTCTGCATTTTCTGTTTTTACCCTTACGGCTATGGCGGTTTTCGTCACCGTGAAAGTGGTTGAACCGCGTCTGGGACAGTACCATGGAACCGGAGCCGGAGAAGAAGTGAGCGTAGTGACGGAAAATGAGAAAAAAGCTTTGAAATGGGCGGTGATTGCCGTGGCGGTATATCTGGCAGCCGTGCTCATTGGTGTAATTCCGAAAGGCGGTATACTGAGAGATCCGGAAACGGGCTCAGCGATTGCTTCCGCCGCTCCGCTTATGAAGGGACTGCCCTTCCTGATTGCACTCCTGTTTTTTATTCCCGGCGTTGCATACGGAAAGGTGTCGGGGGCGTTTAAAGGCAGCAAGGACGTGGCAAAAGCCCTGGGACAGGCGATGGCCGATATGGGACCTTACATCGCTTTGATATTTGTCTCGGCTCAGTTCCTCAAATATTTTGAATGGTCCAATATGGGGATTATTCTGGCAATCAAGGGAGCAGATTTCCTGGAAGCTTCCGGCCTGCCGATCCCGGTGGTGCTGGTTCTGTTTATCATCATGTGTGCGTTTATTAATCTGCTGATAGGAGGAGCTTCCACAAAGTGGGCCATTCTCTCGCCTATTTTCGTTCCAATGTTTATGTTTTTGGGATATCACCCGGCGCTGGCCCAGATGGCCTACCGGATCGGAGACTCCATTACCAATCCGATCTGCCCGACGTTTGCATACTTTGGAATGCTCCTGGCCCTGTCCCAGAAATACGATAAGAATGCGGGATTCGGTACTCTGATGGCTAATATGCTGCCTTATACCATAGCATTTTTCTGCTTTATGACGATACAGCTTCTTGTCTGGTTCTTCCTGGGAATCCCGTTCGGTCCCGGGGCGCCGCTCAGGCTTTCGTAG